A single region of the Stigmatopora argus isolate UIUO_Sarg chromosome 6, RoL_Sarg_1.0, whole genome shotgun sequence genome encodes:
- the LOC144075630 gene encoding guanylyl cyclase-activating protein 1-like isoform X2, with translation MRKPNSIKDGFIDFMEYVAALSLVLQGAVHQKLRWYFKLYDIDGSGCIDRDELLLIFKSVDAINGIHDDTKTQEFTNMVFDKIDINGDGELSFEEFMDGVQHDQMLLNMLTQSLDISHIVEKIQGEMMDDT, from the exons ATGAGAAAACCCAATTCAATTAAG GACGGCTTCATTGATTTTATGGAGTATGTAGCTGCACTCAGCCTGGTTCTTCAGGGCGCAGTACATCAAAAACTTCGCTGGTACTTCAAACTCTACGATATAGATGGGAGTGGCTGCATTGACCGTGATGAGCTGCTTCTGATCTTCAAG TCTGTTGACGCAATCAACGGAATTCATGATGACACCAAAACACAGGAGTTTACCAACATGGTATTTGACAAGATTGACATTAATGGAGATG GTGAATTGTCCTTTGAAGAGTTCATGGATGGGGTTCAACATGACCAGATGTTGCTTAACATGCTCACCCAAAGTTTGGACATCTCGCACATTGTTGAGAAAATTCAGGGAGAGATGATGGATGACACCTAG
- the LOC144075630 gene encoding guanylyl cyclase-activating protein 1-like isoform X1, with protein sequence MKKPNMGNNDSTVEDLKSCESHQWYRKFMTECPSGLLSFYEFKKFFGLRNLSETSNAYVEALFTTFDLNDDGFIDFMEYVAALSLVLQGAVHQKLRWYFKLYDIDGSGCIDRDELLLIFKSVDAINGIHDDTKTQEFTNMVFDKIDINGDGELSFEEFMDGVQHDQMLLNMLTQSLDISHIVEKIQGEMMDDT encoded by the exons ATGAAGAAACCTAACATGGGAAACAATGACTCAACTGTTGAAGATTTAAAATCTTGTGAGAGTCATCAGTGGTATAGAAAATTCATGACAGAGTGCCCATCTGGACTTCTTTCGTTCTATGAATTCAAGAAGTTTTTTGGCTTAAGGAACCTGTCGGAGACGTCAAATGCCTATGTGGAGGCTTTATTTACAACTTTTGATCTGAATGAT GACGGCTTCATTGATTTTATGGAGTATGTAGCTGCACTCAGCCTGGTTCTTCAGGGCGCAGTACATCAAAAACTTCGCTGGTACTTCAAACTCTACGATATAGATGGGAGTGGCTGCATTGACCGTGATGAGCTGCTTCTGATCTTCAAG TCTGTTGACGCAATCAACGGAATTCATGATGACACCAAAACACAGGAGTTTACCAACATGGTATTTGACAAGATTGACATTAATGGAGATG GTGAATTGTCCTTTGAAGAGTTCATGGATGGGGTTCAACATGACCAGATGTTGCTTAACATGCTCACCCAAAGTTTGGACATCTCGCACATTGTTGAGAAAATTCAGGGAGAGATGATGGATGACACCTAG
- the LOC144075139 gene encoding uncharacterized protein LOC144075139: MLIEEKRRNNEDLALLESENISVETQKNDLAKTLGSLRYANFMKEMPNQDVNTFDFGQKEDILNEQNQLFNFNLIWDDSRSEKVQKGTGKYGMALLESRCLEMETRNDDAKTQLAHNRTQLEKVIEELEKMPKSLNSIGIQELALGSQKANLFPNKPVLVPACNNNLDEKYKPLKDQITDLNMQLKNHQESEDVLIRQNDFLTSEVAELQSQILKMNSTNGSKRTQGVVFPDNEIHLKDQMKSIKDELTQLQSQNAKLEKQNGELRQEKAKTQFQSGISDMTKETTSKKKDREKEDLRAKVKVLEENKNQQCDEIKSLTDKLALLQPQSVHMEKLNSDLREKVKRLQENKSCHEDDMRTLNDALVRMQSQSAKMETQNCEVKGKVKALHENKNQLQDEVKSLSDQVAVLQSQRKKMEEKNNDLRAHIKALQENEDILIKQNEALGEEVTHLERSNVRTDKENENLRARVKALKENENILSEKTETLTTELSHFESQREKDQTKIYSLRTELQTLRCELQRQDELLWRVNHAESLMEKECAEKERLRIKLDELEEEDNFVKRQNDDARIELEKNKFLQEHQSELIAQLKEALQEHKLQLEDCHFLIYSKDDELEKQNKKIMYQNENTEELESLVTSFKQQMHELQCQLELKQMDEILTANDLGRSLADTELTRDPIRGNLVGLRKEVKDVDMQVRDFYQNDHFLEPNSLMQHTLTLRESPSLMMETENEELRAKLQELQENEERLTELNSYLKEKVAHLKSWGTRNGDLALTVEDLQENEDLLPGQSHPHNDNLSLKLKTENGDLRVQVQDLKDNEKLLKQRTETLMDERDTYKTENNHLKTYSETLTSQLSDQSDLRRRVDLAESQAKKYLTDNEKLRNKLHELEENDTSHKTQHEVVQQEREAQKSVRDQQNEQIAKLNAALKYNELQVEEANQRKRLLDDRLAFLESQSVKMEREEKDLRAQLKDHQNILSTEKRDFLHEELTPPNSPNVTMPTKAENNNQKVTLSEQNELFNHKMSVFESGSVNMETENENLREQVKVLKENKDTFTQQKVVLCEKLAHLESWSVKMETHLGAQVKFLQDNKDMLIKQNESLNNEVAQLERWGVIMKKQNENAQARLNVLKEDQDIMNAMMETITANLTQSETQRDKDKTDMCCMRSKLQTVNCQLQDQDELLKRTDQAESHLEKARAENNLLGNQLRDVQEEKNHLKKQYDKDQVVIYRKDELLAKQKREMEYQNEVILGLNSLIISLKQKINDLGLRQMEQIILAETVHKEEHINENQLNLKTGGERTQAKMKALHCKKDLLIEQKRVFRHTLALCDSPNLKLEAENEELRTQFKELKENLARMTEMNSQLLEKLTHLDSCVKLDANNGDFNVQIGNPKEIENIFKEETKTIVYDVCHVECQMDDIEIPPLRTDTLVELPDQGDLKNHVETGGKKDGIEVLKLNNTSRDNDEKDILLKRNDFVSLELGDHTVGDQQSKTMTPLKTGFKDHPLKIEEPGIVVVYMKDDFFPMKVKETSHEDTYGERSLFISLEQRILNFQHKLRRMEEILNS; the protein is encoded by the exons ATGTTGATTGAGGAAAAAAGGCGCAACAATGAAGACCTTGCTCTTCTGGAGTCTGAGAATATTTCCGtggaaacacagaaaaatgactTGGCAAAAACATTGGGTTCCCTTCGGTATGCAAATTTCATGAAGGAGATGCCAAACCAAGACGTGAACACGTTCGATTTTGGGCAAAAAGAAGACATTCTCAATGAGCAGAATCAGCTCTTCAATTTTAACCTGATTTGGGATGACTCTCGTTCTGAGAAGGTCCAAAAAGGGACAGGAAAGTATGGGATGGCCCTGCTTGAAAGTCGCTGCCTAGAGATGGAAACGCGGAATGACGACGCGAAAACGCAGTTGGCTCACAATCGAACTCAACTTGAAAAGGTAATAGAGGAACTGGAAAAGATGCCGAAATCCCTTAACAGTATTGGCATTCAGGAGTTGGCTCTTGGTTCTCAAAAGGCAAATTTGTTCCCAAACAAACCAGTCTTAGTTCCTGCATGTAACAACAATTTGGATGAGAAATACAAGCCTCTCAAAGATCAAATTACAGATCTAAACATGCAACTTAAAAACCATCAGGAAAGCGAAGATGTGTTAATTAGACAGAATGATTTCCTTACAAGTGAGGTGGCTGAGCTTCAATCGCAGATTTTGAAAATGAACAGCACCAATGGAAGCAAAAGAACACAGGGTGTTGTTTTTCCAGACAACGAGATCCACCTCAAAGATCAAATGAAGTCCATCAAAGATGAGCTCACTCAGCTTCAATCTCAAAATGCAAAGCTGGAGAAACAGAATGGCGAATTGCGGCAAGAAAAAGCGAAAACTCAGTTTCAGTCAGgaatttcagacatgactaaAGAGACTACCAGTAAAAAGAAAGACCGGGAGAAAGAGGACTTGAGGGCAAAAGTGAAAGTCCTTGAAGAGAACAAGAACCAACAATGTGACGAAATAAAGTCCCTCACTGACAAGTTAGCTCTGCTTCAGCCACAGAGTGTGCACATGGAAAAACTAAATTCTGACTTAAGGGAAAAAGTTAAACGTCTTCAAGAAAACAAGAGCTGCCACGAGGATGATATGAGAACCCTGAATGATGCCTTAGTTCGAATGCAATCTCAGAGTGCCAAGATGGAAACGCAGAATTGCGAAGTGAAGGGAAAAGTCAAAGCCCTTCATGAAAATAAGAACCAACTTCAGGATGAAGTTAAGTCTCTTAGTGATCAGGTGGCTGTGCTTCAGTCGCAGAGAAAAAAGATGGAAGAAAAGAACAATGACTTGAGGGCACATATTAAAGCACTTCAAGAGAACGAGGATATTTTGATCAAGCAGAACGAGGCACTGGGAGAAGAGGTGACTCATCTTGAAAGAAGCAATGTGAGAACGGATAAAGAGAACGAAAACTTGCGGGCGCGGGTGAAGGCGCTCAAAGAAAATGAGAACATTTTAAGTGAGAAGACAGAAACCCTCACGACTGAATTGTCCCATTTTGAAAGCCAGCGGGAAAAGGATCAAACTAAGATTTATAGTCTACGTACAGAACTGCAAACACTTCGTTGTGAGTTACAACGTCAAGACGAACTATTATGGAGGGTAAACCATGCCGAGTCTCTAATGGAGAAGGAGTGTGCCGAGAAGGAGAGACTGAGGATCAAACTAGACGAGCTTGAGGAAGAGGACAATTTTGTGAAAAGACAAAATGATGACGCCAGAATCGAGTTGGAAAAGAATAAATTTCTTCAAGAACACCAGAGTGAGCTGATTGCTCAACTGAAGGAAGCATTACAAGAGCATAAACTCCAACTTGAGGActgccattttttaatctatagcAAGGATGATGagttagaaaaacaaaacaagaaaataatgtatcaaaatgaaaacacagaAGAGCTTGAGTCTCTTGTCACCAGTTTCAAGCAACAAATGCATGAACTTCAATGCCAGCTGGAACTCAAACAGATGGATGAAATTTTAACCGCCAATGACCTTGGCAGAAGCCTGGCGGACACGGAGCTTACGCGTGATCCAATTCGTGGAAACCTAGTAGGATTAAGGAAAGAGGTGAAGGATGTGGACATGCAAGTAAGAGATTTTTATCAAAACGACCACTTCTTGGAGCCAAATAGCCTCATGCAGCACACCTTGACTTTGCGGGAATCCCCGAGTCTGATGATGGAAACAGAAAATGAAGAATTGAGGGCAAAGCTTCAAGAGCTTCAGGAAAATGAGGAAAGATTGACTGAACTGAACAGCTACCTCAAAGAAAAGGTGGCTCATCTCAAATCCTGGGGTACACGGAATGGAGATTTGGCGCTCACAGTTGAAGATCTTCAAGAAAACGAGGACTTGCTGCCCGGGCAGAGCCATCCCCACAACGACAATTTGAGTTTGAAGCTGAAGACGGAAAATGGAGATTTAAGGGTGCAAGTTCAAGATCTAAAAGACAATGAGAAACTTTTAAAGCAGAGGACAGAGACCCTCATGGACGAAAGGGACACGTACAAAACGGAGAATAACCACCTGAAGACATACAGTGAGACACTTACGTCTCAACTGTCTGATCAAAGTGACCTTAGGAGAAGGGTCGATCTTGCTGAATCTCAGGCGAAAAAGTACTTGACAGATAACGAAAAATTGAGGAACAAGTTGCACGAGCTTGAGGAAAATGACACCTCTCACAAAACGCAACACGAGGTTGTTCAACAGGAGAGGGAAGCACAGAAATCCGTCAGAGATCAACAAAACGAACAGATAGCAAAACTAAATGCAGCATTAAAATATAACGAGCTCCAGGTTGAGGAGGCCAA tcAGCGAAAAAGACTCCTTGACGACAGGCTGGCTTTTCTTGAAAGTCAGAGTGTCAAGATGGAAAGAGAGGAAAAGGACTTAAGGGCCCAACTTAAGGATCATCAGAACATCTTATCTACAGAGAAAAGGGATTTTCTTCATGAAGAGTTGACGCCACCTAATTCCCCAAATGTCACAATGCCaacaaaagcagaaaataacAATCAGAAGGTAACACTGTCTGAACAGAATGAGCTCTTTAACCACAAGATGAGTGTGTTCGAAAGTGGGAGTGTGAATATGGAGACCGAAAATGAAAACTTGCGAGAACAAGTGAAAGTCctcaaagaaaacaaagacacaTTTACCCAACAAAAGGTGGTCCTCTGTGAAAAGCTGGCTCACCTTGAGTCCTGGAGTGTGAAGATGGAAACACACTTGGGGGCGCAAGTTAAATTTCTTCAAGACAACAAAGATATGCTGATTAAACAGAACGAGTCTCTCAATAATGAGGTGGCTCAGCTTGAAAGGTGGGGTGTAATCATgaagaaacaaaatgaaaacgCTCAGGCTCGGCTAAATGTTCTTAAAGAGGATCAGGATATCATGAATGCAATGATGGAAACCATAACAGCTAATTTGACCCAGAGTGAAACGCAGCGGGACAAGGATAAAACTGACATGTGTTGCATGAGAAGCAAACTGCAGACAGTAAATTGTCAATTGCAAGACCAGGATGAACTATTAAAGAGGACGGACCAGGCTGAATCTCACCTAGAAAAGGCACGTGCAGAAAATAACTTGTTAGGCAACCAACTACGTGACGTTCAGGAGGAGAAAAATCACTTGAAAAAACAATATGACAAGGATCAGGTCGTCATCTACCGAAAAGATGAGTTGTTAGCAAAGCAAAAGAGAGAAATGGAATATCAAAATGAGGTTATACTTGGTCTTAACTCTCTTATTATcagtttgaaacaaaaaatcaaTGATCTGGGACTTAGGCAGATGGAGCAAATAATCCTTGCAGAGACTGTTCACAAAGAGGAGCACATCAATGAAAATCAGTTGAATTTGAAGACTGGGGGAGAAAGAACGCAGGCAAAAATGAAAGCTCTTCATTGTAAAAAGGACCTGTTAATTGAACAGAAACGGGTTTTCAGGCATACTTTAGCTTTGTGTGACTCCCCAAATCTGAAACTAGAAGCAGAGAATGAAGAATTGAGGACACAGTTTAAGGAACTTAAAGAAAACCTAGCCAGAATGACTGAGATGAACAGTCAACTTCTAGAAAAGCTGACTCACCTTGACTCCTGTGTGAAGCTGGACGCAAACAATGGCGATTTTAACGTACAAATTGGAAACCCTAAAGAAATTGAAAACATCTTCAAAGAGGAGACAAAGACTATCGTTTATGATGTGTGTCATGTTGAATGTCAAATGGATGATATTGAGATTCCTCCATTGAGAACAGATACATTGGTTGAATTGCCAGATCAAGGTGATTTGAAGAATCACGTGGAAACTGGGGGCAAAAAAGATGGAATAGAGGTTTTAAAATTGAACAACACTTCACGTGACAATGATGAAAAGGATATTCTTCTAAAAAGGAATGACTTTGTCAGTTTGGAGCTTGGAGACCATACCGTTGGAGATCAACAGAGCAAAACGATGACACCCCTGAAAACAGGATTCAAGGATCATCCGCTTAAAATTGAGGAACCTGGAATTGTGGTCGTCTATATGAAAGATGACTTTTTCCCAATGAAagtcaaagaaacaagtcatgAAGACACATACGGAGAAAGAAGTCTATTTATCTCCTTGGAACAAAGGATTCTTAATTTTCAACACAAGTTGAGACGCATGGAAGAAATATTAAACAGTTAA
- the LOC144075629 gene encoding uncharacterized protein LOC144075629 isoform X1, with translation MVRHSHAQTTPLKMKRGALTLLGRKEPSLFDTNVKMREMDDVELVLNSPTSPESGTASVRARPTVKHYTTSENFQAFAVPTPRVPVLPTTSGPKINGAGYGDHFFNESEEEEILVPPPPSTAPPPPPPETFVLPPPDFMGYLSTSEMMALQPPSQAAPKPQPKQEKNRRVIKPPPIAPPKPPSTGSSDCPPSTPLSKPSPAKVPKHPNYAPPLPPNKGQQKTLKAPPPKPIRQSSMANADSPPTIPAPSPPVKSPTQSTFNPQNTAKVNHVSNTSVLKGYGEQDPRPKQVLLFDDIGSPNPVSMSVPMNGNVLRETPNKPVRKDPLHHKENLQSTRNAQTPVHESHISILKDDLYHKENVQNIEPSWSHMPEVTPKTNTEKILGQNETVKPQRLSYQIPRKLQTGNRGLLTAEDIQGKLSKPPGKFSSLFNHTPHNGESSGAPVASPLSLLLAAQERDKYKDGQSRENGTMNNERRGSTQNYNSIPKTLTTTQRARSISSLWAHDNVQVSPTSVKPVQYLEPKSSTMSQLSTSTYSRPAESLTTPASSVDMSSRLAVRKDSNVKTVAGIRYSGLPILPPPPEFDDFDGVTRSSSYINPPDPPLIRMAPTHKPDPLRPAHIPPSPLSKASKEPTPYISVQPQSKFQTNHKADPTLQPPSHVPPSPLSKTSKHPSPNVVQPNSQYQINSKTDITQRPASALPNKTTIVSILQKKMLEMDQKITTPTEADYDADDWGVSLSEDKVPVIPKATAQVKSVSTGKNQTPTHYKQGGKVAKKHPDINDNEPLSSYQYGMTYRVRPGSKQPITLIRKGL, from the exons ATGGTCCGACACTCACACGCGCAAACAACGCCACTCAAGATGAAGAGGGGAGCCCTGACCCTTTTGGGTCGGAAGGAACCGTCTCTTTTCGATACCAACGTCAAAATGAGGGAAATGG ATGATGTAGAGCTTGTGTTGAATTCGCCAACTTCCCCAGAATCGGGTACTGCCAGCGTTCGGGCCCGACCCACTGTCAAACATTACACT ACATCTGAAAATTTTCAAGCTTTTGCTGTTCCAACACCCAGAGTTCCAGTCCTCCCCACTACCAGTGGTCCAAAGATCAATGGAGCAG GCTATggagatcatttttttaatgagtcaGAAGAGGAAGAAATATTGGTCCCCCCTCCTCCCTCCacagctcctcctcctccacccccAGAGACATTTGTCCTCCCTCCACCAGACTTCATGGGTTACCTAAGCACCTCAGAGATGATGGCTCTGCAGCCTCCCTCTCAAGCTGCACCAAAGCCACaaccaaaacaagaaaaaaatcggCGCGTCATAAAACCCCCACCAATAGCCCCACCAAAACCTCCATCTACAGGTTCAAGTGACTGTCCGCCTTCCACTCCCCTTTCCAAACCATCGCCAGCCAAAGTTCCCAAACACCCAAATTACGCCCCACCGCTTCCCCCCAACAAAGGGCAGCAAAAAACCTTAAAGGCTCCTCCTCCAAAACCCATTAGACAGTCATCAATGGCCAACGCTGACTCTCCACCAACAATTCCTGCCCCCTCTCCCCCTGTGAAAAGCCCCACACAATCGACCTTCAATCCCCAAAACACAGCAAAGGTTAACCACGTGTCGAACACATCAGTTCTCAAGGGCTATGGGGAACAAGACCCAAGACCTAAGCAGGTGCTACTCTTCGACGATATTGGCTCCCCCAATCCAGTGTCAATGTCGGTCCCAATGAATGGGAATGTCCTCAGAGAGACACCAAACAAGCCAGTTCGCAAAGATCCACTGCATCACAAAGAGAATTTACAAAGTACACGTAACGCTCAGACACCTGTACACGAGTCACATATATCAATACTCAAAGATGATCTGTATCACaaagaaaatgtacaaaatattgAGCCCTCTTGGTCACACATGCCTGAAGTGACCCCAAAGACAAATACAGAGAAAATATTAGGCCAGAATGAAACAGTCAAACCACAAAGACTGTCATACCAGATTCCAAGGAAACTTCAAACAGGGAACAGAGGTCTCCTGACTGCCGAGGATATCCAAGGAAAACTTTCGAAACCACCTGGTAAATTTAGTTCATTGTTCAATCATACACCACACAATGGTGAAAGCAGTGGTGCTCCTGTTGCCTCTCCTCTGTCTCTTCTACTGGCAGCTCAGGAAAGGGATAAGTACAAGGACGGTCAGTCTCGTGAAAACGGGACCATGAACAATGAGCGCCGGGGAAGCACTCAGAACTATAATTCCATTCCCAAAACTCTCACTACAACGCAAAGGGCCCGTTCAATCTCCTCTCTCTGGGCTCACGACAACGTACAAGTAAGTCCAACATCTGTCAAGCCTGTGCAGTATTTGGAACCAAAATCGTCAACTATGTCACAGTTGAGTACTTCCACATACTCCAGGCCAGCTGAGAGTTTGACAACACCAGCATCATCCGTAGACATGAGCAGCCGGCTTGCGGTGAGGAAAGATTCCAATGTTAAAACTGTAGCAGGCATAAGATACTCTGGTTTGCCTATACTCCCCCCACCTCCCGAATTTGATGATTTTGATGGCGTTACGAGGTCCTCTTCTTACATTAATCCTCCTGATCCCCCATTGATTAGGATGGCACCAACACACAAACCGGACCCTCTTCGACCAGCTCACATTCCCCCATCTCCGTTATCTAAAGCTTCAAAAGAACCAACTCCATATATCAGTGTTCAACCTCAGTCAAAGTTCCAAACAAATCACAAGGCAGACCCCACACTGCAGCCACCTTCTCACGTTCCACCTTCGCCGTTATCTAAAACCTCCAAACACCCATCTCCAAATGTCGTTCAACCTAACTCTCAGTACCAGATCAATTCCAAGACAGACATTACACAGCGGCCAGCAAGTGCGTTGCCAAATAAAACCACGATTGTGAGCATCTTGCAAAAAAAGATGCTGGAGATGGACCAAAAAATCACAACCCCAACCGAGGCAGACTATGACGCCGACGACTGGGGAGTGTCACTTTCCGAGGACAAAGTCCCTGTCATCCCAAAGGCCACGGCACAGGTCAAGAGTGTTTCAACTGGGAAAAACCAAACACCCACTCACTACAAGCAGGGAGGCAAAGTGGCCAAAAAACATCCGGACATAAATGA CAATGAACCACTATCAAGCTATCAGTATGGTATGACCTACCGAGTTCGGCCTGGAAGCAAACAACCCATTACTCTCATTAGAAAAGGACTATAA
- the LOC144075629 gene encoding uncharacterized protein LOC144075629 isoform X2 — MEQVSTLRVSSCSPEFYYYLSFFFIGYGDHFFNESEEEEILVPPPPSTAPPPPPPETFVLPPPDFMGYLSTSEMMALQPPSQAAPKPQPKQEKNRRVIKPPPIAPPKPPSTGSSDCPPSTPLSKPSPAKVPKHPNYAPPLPPNKGQQKTLKAPPPKPIRQSSMANADSPPTIPAPSPPVKSPTQSTFNPQNTAKVNHVSNTSVLKGYGEQDPRPKQVLLFDDIGSPNPVSMSVPMNGNVLRETPNKPVRKDPLHHKENLQSTRNAQTPVHESHISILKDDLYHKENVQNIEPSWSHMPEVTPKTNTEKILGQNETVKPQRLSYQIPRKLQTGNRGLLTAEDIQGKLSKPPGKFSSLFNHTPHNGESSGAPVASPLSLLLAAQERDKYKDGQSRENGTMNNERRGSTQNYNSIPKTLTTTQRARSISSLWAHDNVQVSPTSVKPVQYLEPKSSTMSQLSTSTYSRPAESLTTPASSVDMSSRLAVRKDSNVKTVAGIRYSGLPILPPPPEFDDFDGVTRSSSYINPPDPPLIRMAPTHKPDPLRPAHIPPSPLSKASKEPTPYISVQPQSKFQTNHKADPTLQPPSHVPPSPLSKTSKHPSPNVVQPNSQYQINSKTDITQRPASALPNKTTIVSILQKKMLEMDQKITTPTEADYDADDWGVSLSEDKVPVIPKATAQVKSVSTGKNQTPTHYKQGGKVAKKHPDINDNEPLSSYQYGMTYRVRPGSKQPITLIRKGL, encoded by the exons ATGGAGCAGGTGAGTACCCTAAGGGTTTCTTCCTGTAGCCCagaattttattattacttgtctttctttttcatAGGCTATggagatcatttttttaatgagtcaGAAGAGGAAGAAATATTGGTCCCCCCTCCTCCCTCCacagctcctcctcctccacccccAGAGACATTTGTCCTCCCTCCACCAGACTTCATGGGTTACCTAAGCACCTCAGAGATGATGGCTCTGCAGCCTCCCTCTCAAGCTGCACCAAAGCCACaaccaaaacaagaaaaaaatcggCGCGTCATAAAACCCCCACCAATAGCCCCACCAAAACCTCCATCTACAGGTTCAAGTGACTGTCCGCCTTCCACTCCCCTTTCCAAACCATCGCCAGCCAAAGTTCCCAAACACCCAAATTACGCCCCACCGCTTCCCCCCAACAAAGGGCAGCAAAAAACCTTAAAGGCTCCTCCTCCAAAACCCATTAGACAGTCATCAATGGCCAACGCTGACTCTCCACCAACAATTCCTGCCCCCTCTCCCCCTGTGAAAAGCCCCACACAATCGACCTTCAATCCCCAAAACACAGCAAAGGTTAACCACGTGTCGAACACATCAGTTCTCAAGGGCTATGGGGAACAAGACCCAAGACCTAAGCAGGTGCTACTCTTCGACGATATTGGCTCCCCCAATCCAGTGTCAATGTCGGTCCCAATGAATGGGAATGTCCTCAGAGAGACACCAAACAAGCCAGTTCGCAAAGATCCACTGCATCACAAAGAGAATTTACAAAGTACACGTAACGCTCAGACACCTGTACACGAGTCACATATATCAATACTCAAAGATGATCTGTATCACaaagaaaatgtacaaaatattgAGCCCTCTTGGTCACACATGCCTGAAGTGACCCCAAAGACAAATACAGAGAAAATATTAGGCCAGAATGAAACAGTCAAACCACAAAGACTGTCATACCAGATTCCAAGGAAACTTCAAACAGGGAACAGAGGTCTCCTGACTGCCGAGGATATCCAAGGAAAACTTTCGAAACCACCTGGTAAATTTAGTTCATTGTTCAATCATACACCACACAATGGTGAAAGCAGTGGTGCTCCTGTTGCCTCTCCTCTGTCTCTTCTACTGGCAGCTCAGGAAAGGGATAAGTACAAGGACGGTCAGTCTCGTGAAAACGGGACCATGAACAATGAGCGCCGGGGAAGCACTCAGAACTATAATTCCATTCCCAAAACTCTCACTACAACGCAAAGGGCCCGTTCAATCTCCTCTCTCTGGGCTCACGACAACGTACAAGTAAGTCCAACATCTGTCAAGCCTGTGCAGTATTTGGAACCAAAATCGTCAACTATGTCACAGTTGAGTACTTCCACATACTCCAGGCCAGCTGAGAGTTTGACAACACCAGCATCATCCGTAGACATGAGCAGCCGGCTTGCGGTGAGGAAAGATTCCAATGTTAAAACTGTAGCAGGCATAAGATACTCTGGTTTGCCTATACTCCCCCCACCTCCCGAATTTGATGATTTTGATGGCGTTACGAGGTCCTCTTCTTACATTAATCCTCCTGATCCCCCATTGATTAGGATGGCACCAACACACAAACCGGACCCTCTTCGACCAGCTCACATTCCCCCATCTCCGTTATCTAAAGCTTCAAAAGAACCAACTCCATATATCAGTGTTCAACCTCAGTCAAAGTTCCAAACAAATCACAAGGCAGACCCCACACTGCAGCCACCTTCTCACGTTCCACCTTCGCCGTTATCTAAAACCTCCAAACACCCATCTCCAAATGTCGTTCAACCTAACTCTCAGTACCAGATCAATTCCAAGACAGACATTACACAGCGGCCAGCAAGTGCGTTGCCAAATAAAACCACGATTGTGAGCATCTTGCAAAAAAAGATGCTGGAGATGGACCAAAAAATCACAACCCCAACCGAGGCAGACTATGACGCCGACGACTGGGGAGTGTCACTTTCCGAGGACAAAGTCCCTGTCATCCCAAAGGCCACGGCACAGGTCAAGAGTGTTTCAACTGGGAAAAACCAAACACCCACTCACTACAAGCAGGGAGGCAAAGTGGCCAAAAAACATCCGGACATAAATGA CAATGAACCACTATCAAGCTATCAGTATGGTATGACCTACCGAGTTCGGCCTGGAAGCAAACAACCCATTACTCTCATTAGAAAAGGACTATAA